The stretch of DNA GAGCGAAGAGAGGAAGAACAGGCCAAAGGCCAGCAGCATCTTGGTGCCAATCAGGGCATGATAGATCGGCTGTCCTTTATGTTTGGGCATTGCCTGGAAGTAGTTGTAAAAACCGCTTACCAGGAAGAGCACAATCCCCACGTGTACAAACATCTTCCACCGGGAAATAATGGCCGACCTTAAGGCGAGATGCTGATCTTCGGGCAGCTTGCTCACTATGGGGTAGATCACAAATCGCAAAAAGACACTCCCCCCGATAATCACGACGGCGGTTCCGATATGTGTCCAGCGGGAGAGAATGTCAACTGCTTCCATTTACTTAACCTTTATTTGGATAATATGTTATGGCAAATCAACCAGCGAAGTTCAGTCGATCGCGTTGATGTTGGGGGAACCCCCAGTCCAGGGGATGTTCCGGTTCACATCCCTTTGGGGATGACTTTTGGCGAATCGGGCACGAGAGCATAGCATGCCTCTGCTCGAACTTCTTGAAAGTCTAGCCACCACAAAGTTTTGCACCACTGAATCATACTTTTGGTGGGCTTGTGAGACTCCCGATCGCTTCGGCGATTGTCTTGCGGGTTGTGCGATCGTCATGGGTTGGAGTGATAATTGGCTGGAACAATTGCGAAACTGATTACTCTTTCGCGATGTCGTCTGCTAAACTGCTGGACTTCTCAATACTGGCAGATACCAAATGAAACGTTCTCGACCTCCCCGCCGCACAACATCTCTGGTCACTTCTTCACGAAATCAGGGTTCAAAATCAGCCAGTCCGGATCAACCGGGCGAGGCATCTGCGGGCGAACGTCTGCAGAAAGTTCTGGCGAGTGCCGGGTATGGTTCACGCCGAGCCTGCGAAGAATATATCGAAATGGGCCGCGTGACGATTGATGGTGTGGTGGCGAAGGAACTGGGGGTGCGTGTCGATCTTTCCCGCCAGAAGGTCGCGGTCGATGGCGAAAAGCTGCGCGTGGAGGAAAAGCGTTACTTTCTGTTCCACAAGCCAGCCGGTGTGCTATGTACAAATTCTGATCCTGCGGGCCGAACTCGGGTGATCGATTGCTTCCCGCCCAATGTCGGTCGGCTCTTTACGGTGGGCCGGTTGGACGATGCGACCGAAGGTCTGCTGATCGTCACTAATGATGGGGATCTTGCTGAGAGACTCACACATCCCAAGTTTGGCATTCCGCGGATTTATCGTGCTGTGGTGGCAGGTAATCCTTCGACTGAGGCGATCAATCAGCTTCTCGAAGGGTTGTACTTCGCCGAAGGCCGCTTCCGCATGTCGAGTGTGAACCGGGTGAAGTCGCAGGGGTCTGCGACTGTGCTCGAAATTACCATGCGTGAAGGACAGAACCGGGAAATCCGCCGGTTGCTGGCCCGTGTGGGGCATAAGGTGATGAAGCTCAAGCGGACACACTTTGGCCCGATCAAATTGGGTGATCTCGAACGCGGGGCTCATCGCAAACTCTCGGAAGAAGAACTCAGCAAACTGCAGGATGTCATCACCGGCAAGTGGAAGGAACCGGCTCCCCGCAAGCCACAGCGCACACGCGATGCTGGTAAAGCGACTTCAGCGGGAGCATCAACGAAAGCCTCGTCGTCCCATGCAGGAGGTGCAGGTGCCAGATCTCGCGCTGGGCTGGAGCGCGCGGCTGCTGCATTACCAGCGAGCGGGCTGGAACCACTCACCATTCCGGGCTCAAAACTCAAACGCCTGGGAAGCTCAAAAGCGTTGAAATCACAGGTATTAAACTCTCCTGAGGCTAACCCCAAGCGTCGCGAAGATTCCCGCTCGTCCGGTGGATCTCGTTCATCAGAAGGATCAGCAGCGCGTCGTACCGGGAAAGGCTCAATGGCTCCGGAAGCTCGGCAGAAGCCCGCCTCGCGTACGTCGGGAGGTTTTTCCCAGGGACGTCCGGGCAGCAGGACGACCGCTCGCCAGTTGGCCACCAACGATAACCCGCCAGTGATGGACGATGGCAGCACGCGATTGAAACGGCGTGTGCTGGATGGTGAAGGTTCGGTGATTTCCAGCAAAAGGCTCAGAGGGGCAGCACCACGTCTGAACTTCCCCCAGAATGTGCGTGGAAACGACGCTGCTGATGGAGACGAATCGGTCAATCCACCCCCACTGAGTTTGTTGAAGAGTGGCCGACGAGTCCCGCGGACGAAAGATCACGTCATCGCACCTCGATCGGCCAATAAAGAGACCGCTGCTGAAGCGACTCCCGAAAAAGTGGTTCGCAAGAAGGCCTCTGCCAAGTTTCCGGGATCTCGAAAAGCGACAACGGCGGGGCGCTCATCAACCAGCGCTCGAAACAAGAAGTCGTCGAGTTCATCGAGTCGCAAGCGAAGTGATTAGGCGGGGAGCGTGCGTGGAGCCAACGCGAGACCTGGTCAATACTCACCCACTGCATCTTAAGTTGTTTCAATCATTCAGAAGCCCTAGAAATCAGACGTCCCGAGCATGCTCTCCAGCCCTACTGAAACCTCTGCTTCGGCTTGTCACATCCCTTCCCTTGGGCTGCCCGGACAAGTGATGTCTGCCGTCCAGCAGAAGGCGCGAGTGCTGCTGCATGAGGCCATAGCGAAAAACACATTTCGCCTGAGGCTCGATTGTGTTGAGTTGGCGACCAAGATCACTCCGGGGCAGTTCTTCATGGTGAAAATCCCGGGAGAGAACGATCCTCTGCTGGGCCGACCCTTTGCCCTGTTTGATATCTGCAGAGATGAAGAAGGACGTGTTGCCGGGCTGGAGTTCGGCTATGTCGTCGTGGGCAAAATGACGGGTCGACTGGCTCAGCTTGAGGCGGGAGATGAAGTGGAAATCTGGGGGCCACTTGGCAACGGCTTTCCGGCATCACCGGGCGGGCGGCTGGTTTTCGTTGCGGGTGGGATTGGGCAAACGCCCTTTCTAGCACTCGCCCGCGAAGCTCTAGGAGTACATAGCTATCCGCAGCAGAATCCGCGAAAAGTGGTTAGGCCCAGTTCTGTCACACTTTGTTACGGAGCGAGGAATGCCGAATTTCTGGCTGGTGTCGAAGACTTCAAAAGTGTTTCCGACCTGAAGGTTGAACTGGCCACCGATGATGGTTCTCTGGGGCACCGTGGCTATGTCACTCAATTACTGGAAGAACATCTCAAGGCTCCCGGTGAGCCCGTGACGATCTATGCCTGCGGGCCAGAGCCAATGCTCAAAGCTGTGCAGAAACTGGCACTGTCGTACAACGCCACCTGCTGGTTATCTTTAGAGACTCCCATGGCGTGCGGCTTTGGGGCCTGCTTCAGTTGTGTCGCCAAAATCCGGGAAACGACTCCTTCGGGTGAGGAAAGCTGGGATTACCGACGCACCTGTGTCGAAGGACCCGTCTTTGAAGCTCGCGAATTGATCTTTGAAAATCACCCTTAAGTTGCGACTCGCTCGCAACATCCCGCTGGCAATCTCTCATCGAATTCGCTTCCGCATCCAGAATGGCAGTTTTCTCTCATGTTCGTTGATCAAATTGAAATTACCTGCAAAGGGGGCGATGGTGGCCCCGGATGTTCCAGCTTCCGGCGGGAAGCGCACGTCCCTCGAGGCGGCCCCGATGGTGGTGATGGTGGTCGCGGCGGGCACGTCGTCATTATCGCCGACGAAAATGTCGACAGCCTCGTGCACCTGGTCGGGATTCGTCATTGGTTTGCCAGCAATGGTAATCCCGGGACCAGTTCACTCAAGACTGGTAAAGATGGCGAAGATCTCGTGATCCGTGTGCCGATGGGAACCATTCTGCGTGATTCTCAGCGCGGCTTCGTCCTGCGTGATCTGACAGATCATGGTGATACCGTGATCGTCGCCAAAGGGGGCGAAGGGGGCTATGGAAACACGCGTTTCATGTCATCGACGAACCGCGCCCCGCGCGAATTCGGGCCGGGCGAACCTGGTGAAAAACGTGAGCTGCTGCTGGAATTGAAAGTTGTTGCCGATGTGGGGCTGATTGGAAAGCCAAACGCCGGTAAATCAACGCTTCTCTCGCGGATGACACGGGCGACTCCCGAAATCGCTAACTACCCGTTCACAACGAAACACCCGAATCTTGGGATTGTGCGCGTCGGTTACGAGCGGCAATTCGTGATGGCTGATATCCCCGGGTTGATTGAAGGAGCCCATGCGGGAGTGGGGCTTGGTCACGAATTCTTAAGGCACGTCGAGCGGACTCGCGTGCTCGTACATCTCGTGGAACCCAATCCGGATGACCAGACGGACCCGATCGAAAACTATCTGCAGATCCGCGAAGAGTTGCGGCTGTATGATGACGATCTGGCTCAGCGACCTGAAATTGTCGTCATCAGCAAGTCAGAACTGCTGGATGCCGATGCTGCTAAAGAGTTACTGGAAGAGCGGATTGGCAAACCCGTCCTGCAGATTTCGGCGATGACGGGTAAAGGACTTCCCGTACTGACCAAGCAGATCATCGAGATTCTTGATCGCCTTAAACAGGCGGAAGAAGACGCTGAGGCGGAAGCGGCTTATCTGGCGAGGAAAACATCGTCTGAAGCGCAGGCTCCCATCGCGCCATCTGCTGTCGATTCATCTGCAGAAAATGCAGAGTAAGGCATCTCGAAAAGAGATGAGGCCAATTTTGAAATCTCTTTGGCTGGCAGGCTGGTGGTCGTCCACTTGCAACCGGTGCTGACGAACGTTGAAATCTGAGTTGTTCCATCCCGAGGCTTCACCGAGGACTGATCTGTGGCGATGTACGACCAACTCTGCCTGCTCAGTGGCAGAGCTCACCCGAAACTCGGCCACGAAATTGCCAGCTACCTGGGAATCAACCTGGGGGCTGTCGAACTCAGTAACTTTCCGGATGGTGAAATCTCTTGCCGGCTGTACCAGAACGTCCGCGGGGCGGATGTCTTTCTCGTCCAGCCGACGGGGCCCGCAGTCAATGACAATCTCATGGAACTGCTCGTTCTGATTGACACCTGCAAACGGGCGAGTGCTGCCCGTGTGACGGCTGTGATCCCTTATTTTGGCTATGCCCGGCAAGACCGCAAAGATATGGGGCGTGTTCCCATTACGGCCAAACTGGTCGCCAATCTCATCACGAAAGCCGGGGCTGATCGTGTTCTGACCATGGATCTCCATGCGGCTCAGATCCAGGGATTCTTCGACTGCCCGGTCGACCATCTGTATGCCGCACCAATTCTTGATGAATACTTTCGTTCACTGAACTTACCGAAGTCGAATCTGGTGATCGTAAGCCCGGATGAGGGGAGTATCAAGCGGTCTTTGCAGCATGTCGAGCACCTGGGGGGTTCGTTTGCGATTGTTGATAAACGTCGCTCGAATGCCTTTGAAACACGTCAGGAGAACCTGATTGGTGGCCCGATTGCCGGGAAAACCTGCATTATTTTCGACGATATGATCACGACGGCTGGCTCGATGGTTGGTGCCGTGAAAGTTGTTGCCCAGCATGAAGCCGCCGAGATCTATGTGGGAGCCACACATGCCATAATGTGCGGTCAGGCCGCTCAGAGACTGGTCGAAGCACCGATCAAAGAAATTGTCGTTACGAACAGCCTGCCACTGACACCTGAGCAAAAGCTCCCGAATCTGAGGCAGGTTTCCGTCGCACCACTGCTCGGTGA from Planctopirus ephydatiae encodes:
- a CDS encoding dihydroorotate dehydrogenase electron transfer subunit; its protein translation is MSAVQQKARVLLHEAIAKNTFRLRLDCVELATKITPGQFFMVKIPGENDPLLGRPFALFDICRDEEGRVAGLEFGYVVVGKMTGRLAQLEAGDEVEIWGPLGNGFPASPGGRLVFVAGGIGQTPFLALAREALGVHSYPQQNPRKVVRPSSVTLCYGARNAEFLAGVEDFKSVSDLKVELATDDGSLGHRGYVTQLLEEHLKAPGEPVTIYACGPEPMLKAVQKLALSYNATCWLSLETPMACGFGACFSCVAKIRETTPSGEESWDYRRTCVEGPVFEARELIFENHP
- a CDS encoding pseudouridine synthase yields the protein MKRSRPPRRTTSLVTSSRNQGSKSASPDQPGEASAGERLQKVLASAGYGSRRACEEYIEMGRVTIDGVVAKELGVRVDLSRQKVAVDGEKLRVEEKRYFLFHKPAGVLCTNSDPAGRTRVIDCFPPNVGRLFTVGRLDDATEGLLIVTNDGDLAERLTHPKFGIPRIYRAVVAGNPSTEAINQLLEGLYFAEGRFRMSSVNRVKSQGSATVLEITMREGQNREIRRLLARVGHKVMKLKRTHFGPIKLGDLERGAHRKLSEEELSKLQDVITGKWKEPAPRKPQRTRDAGKATSAGASTKASSSHAGGAGARSRAGLERAAAALPASGLEPLTIPGSKLKRLGSSKALKSQVLNSPEANPKRREDSRSSGGSRSSEGSAARRTGKGSMAPEARQKPASRTSGGFSQGRPGSRTTARQLATNDNPPVMDDGSTRLKRRVLDGEGSVISSKRLRGAAPRLNFPQNVRGNDAADGDESVNPPPLSLLKSGRRVPRTKDHVIAPRSANKETAAEATPEKVVRKKASAKFPGSRKATTAGRSSTSARNKKSSSSSSRKRSD
- the obgE gene encoding GTPase ObgE, with protein sequence MFVDQIEITCKGGDGGPGCSSFRREAHVPRGGPDGGDGGRGGHVVIIADENVDSLVHLVGIRHWFASNGNPGTSSLKTGKDGEDLVIRVPMGTILRDSQRGFVLRDLTDHGDTVIVAKGGEGGYGNTRFMSSTNRAPREFGPGEPGEKRELLLELKVVADVGLIGKPNAGKSTLLSRMTRATPEIANYPFTTKHPNLGIVRVGYERQFVMADIPGLIEGAHAGVGLGHEFLRHVERTRVLVHLVEPNPDDQTDPIENYLQIREELRLYDDDLAQRPEIVVISKSELLDADAAKELLEERIGKPVLQISAMTGKGLPVLTKQIIEILDRLKQAEEDAEAEAAYLARKTSSEAQAPIAPSAVDSSAENAE
- a CDS encoding ribose-phosphate diphosphokinase, yielding MYDQLCLLSGRAHPKLGHEIASYLGINLGAVELSNFPDGEISCRLYQNVRGADVFLVQPTGPAVNDNLMELLVLIDTCKRASAARVTAVIPYFGYARQDRKDMGRVPITAKLVANLITKAGADRVLTMDLHAAQIQGFFDCPVDHLYAAPILDEYFRSLNLPKSNLVIVSPDEGSIKRSLQHVEHLGGSFAIVDKRRSNAFETRQENLIGGPIAGKTCIIFDDMITTAGSMVGAVKVVAQHEAAEIYVGATHAIMCGQAAQRLVEAPIKEIVVTNSLPLTPEQKLPNLRQVSVAPLLGEAIRRIHRNESVSYLFD